A region from the Silene latifolia isolate original U9 population chromosome 7, ASM4854445v1, whole genome shotgun sequence genome encodes:
- the LOC141590724 gene encoding limonoid 7-O-acetyltransferse-like — translation MELAMEMEQISMEMIKPLTPTLPHLKSYQFSLFDQLLSFSEYGSPLALFYASPRHCNNDESITNTVTRLKESLSKTLSQFYPLAGRLFSQDSTIICNDEGNPLVVARANCTLFSFLTAPNRVELVPRFIPRDDIYLDPTRIDVDGLIIAAFQITVFSCGGFVVGSNGNTKAVDGTTRAHFFMAWAANATSGDPQFGDPNLTNPTPIFPPVPSEYVTSSGIPPVLKPVEDGSSSCVVQAFVFSPASISALQAKARSDFVPNPTRVEAVTCFLWKHMMKAASTVVATIQSSSSSIARQERVPTTTSIIHSVNIRPHLRPMLPPTYFGKLVAHAIADSENKEGSTPTIRDLVVSLRQGLTKIRDNEWLNKFRGEGRLKAACEVKKTLEKFLPKSYYFTSLSGFDQVNFGSGAPLWIGFTGGRTNSFFRNYVPLIHTSDQIEAWPVLDEKEMEALLSDQEFLAVAIPSHVAPLTFLPKASL, via the exons ATGGAATTAGCTATGGAAATGGAACAAATATCAATGGAAATGATTAAACCATTAACGCCCACACTCCCACATCTCAAATCCTACCAATTTTCCCTCTTCGACCAACTCCTCTCCTTTTCCGAGTACGGTTCCCCATTGGCGTTGTTTTATGCTTCCCCTCGTCATTGCAACAACGATGAGAGTATAACCAATACCGTTACGCGGCTGAAAGAATCACTTTCCAAAACCCTCTCGCAATTTTATCCTCTTGCTGGAAGGCTATTTTCACAAGATTCGACTATCATTTGCAACGACGAGGGGAACCCTCTCGTCGTTGCACGAGCTAATTGCactttattttcttttctaaCTGCCCCTAATCGGGTCGAGTTAGTCCCTCGGTTCATCCCAAGGGACGACATATATCTCGACCCAACACGTATCGACGTTGATGGGCTAATTATAGCAGCTTTCCAGATTACTGTGTTTAGCTGTGGTGGGTTTGTCGTGGGAAGCAATGGTAATACTAAGGCGGTTGATGGGACCACGCGGGCCCATTTTTTCATGGCATGGGCTGCTAATGCAACTAGTGGTGACCCACAATTTGGGGATCCAAATTTGACAAACCCAACCCCTATCTTCCCACCCGTTCCCAGCGAGTATGTGACGTCATCGGGTATACCGCCGGTACTAAAGCCGGTAGAGGATGGGAGCAGTAGTTGTGTCGTTCAAGCGTTTGTTTTCAGTCCTGCTAGCATTTCGGCATTGCAAGCTAAGGCTCGTAGCGACTTTGTTCCAAATCCTACTCGAGTCGAAGCCGTGACTTGCTTTTTGTGGAAGCATATGATGAAAGCTGCTTCTACTGTTGTTGCTACCATTCAGTCATCTAGCTCAAGTATTGCAA GACAAGAGAGGGTTCCGACTACTACGTCCATCATCCATTCAGTTAACATACGGCCTCACCTTCGTCCAATGTTACCACCAACATATTTTGGAAAATTGGTAGCACATGCCATTGCCGATTCTGAAAACAAAGAGGGAAGTACGCCAACAATTCGTGATCTAGTCGTATCGTTGCGACAAGGATTGACTAAGATCAGGGACAATGAGTGGTTGAATAAGTTTCGAGGCGAAGGACGTCTCAAAGCAGCGTGTGAAGTTAAGAAAACTCTCGAGAAATTCTTGCCAAAATCTTATTACTTTACTAGTTTAAGCGGATTTGATCAGGTGAATTTTGGGTCAGGAGCTCCTCTTTGGATCGGTTTTACGGGTGGTAGGACAAACTCTTTCTTTAGAAATTACGTACCGTTGATTCATACAAGTGATCAAATTGAAGCATGGCCAGTACTTGATGAAAAGGAAATGGAGGCTTTATTATCGGATCAAGAATTTCTTGCAGTTGCTATTCCAAGTCATGTTGCTCCTTTGACCTTTCTCCCAAAGGCCTCACTCTAA
- the LOC141590725 gene encoding uncharacterized protein LOC141590725, translating to MGRGGGARWRDDILSPRVQGYENIRVSANRPSDEWYWVAEKDGLYSVRLAYRRLAGNKEALEMGGTSDWEKEKWLWNRLWKVPVWPRVKLFFCIHLFCDCPLARRAWEGLGLDEEGERRGGVRDWMEVRWKEFGCREQALFMIGCWALWEHRNKVIFESMEADPSRVIRRATKVLDEIEGGGVEMVRRRDGDGRRGEQLERRGWGAPQEGIMKVNVDAGVKRVLE from the exons ATGGGGCGAGGTGGCGGGGCGAGATGGCGGGACGATATATTATCTCCAAGGGTGCAAGGGTATGAGAATATTCGTGTGAGTGCGAATAGACCCAGTGATGAGTGGTATTGGGTGGCAGAGAAGGATGGGCTGTACTCAGTGAGATTGGCATATCGACGATTAGCTGGGAATAAGGAGGCGTTGGAGATGGGAGGAACGTCGGATTGGGAAAAGGAGAAGTGGTTGTGGAATAGGCTTTGGAAAGTTCCGGTGTGGCCCCGAGTGAAGCTCTTCTTTTG TATACATTTGTTCTGTGATTGTCCGTTAGCTAGAAGGGCCTGGGAGGGTCTGGGCTTGGACGAGGAAGGGGAAAGAAGGGGAGGTGTGCGGGACTGGATGGAAGTGAGGTGGAAAGAGTTTGGGTGTCGGGAGCAAGCCTTATTTATGATAGGGTGTTGGGCTTTGTGGGAGCACAGGAACAAAGTTATTTTTGAGTCGATGGAAGCGGATCCTTCCCGGGTTATTAGGCGAGCTACAAAGGTCTTGGATGAGATTGAGGGAGGCGGGGTTGAGATGGTTCGACGGAGAGACGGTGATGGGAGACGAGGGGAGCAGCTGGAAAGGAGGGGATGGGGCGCACCACAGGAAGGGATAATGAAGGTAAATGTTGATGCGGGGGTGAAGAGGGTGTTGGAGTAA
- the LOC141593015 gene encoding uncharacterized protein LOC141593015 isoform X2: MDTRYEILNGVQETNSPKMVFVNHQMKVFKYGNGDVGKDDFFVVDLENVSNGVINERISPSNVISPHSRTILQRNLSRKMAHREIERKFDDKDGLSPSSSPRAAQAINKQEKSLPNTTNSINNNNLPQHQITIKTSDKKSILPEGRWGRRWSFKRSPPSWFYDPKKILLFFATMSSMGTMLLIYFTLSINKRGMKGVVLDWQ, translated from the exons ATG GACACTAGGTATGAAATTTTAAATGGAGTACAAGAGACAAACAGTCCAAAAATGGTGTTCGTAAATCATCAAATGAAGGTATTCAAGTATGGAAATGGTGATGTTGGTAAAGACGATTTTTTCGTTGTCGATTTAGAGAATGTTTCTAATGGCGTAATCAACGAGCGCATTAGTCCTTCTAATGTGATTAGCCCTCATTCAAGAACTATT CTACAAAGAAACTTGTCTAGAAAGATGGCTCATCGGGAAATTGAGAGGAAATTCGATGATAAAGACGGCCTTTCTCCTTCCTCGTCACCTAGAG CTGCTCAAGCTATCAACAAGCAAGAAAAGTCACTTCCCAATACAACTAATTCTATAAACAACAATAACCTTCCACAACATCAAATAACCATTAAAACAAGTGACAAGAAATCCATACTACCCGAAGGAAGATGGGGAAGAAGATGGAGCTTTAAGCGATCGCCACCGTCTTGGTTTTATGATCCGAAAAAAATTCTACTCTTCTTCGCGACCAT GTCTAGCATGGGAACTATGTTGCTTATTTACTTCACATTGTCGATAAATAAACGAGGGATGAAAGGAGTTGTGCTAGATTGGCAATAA
- the LOC141593015 gene encoding uncharacterized protein LOC141593015 isoform X1: MDTRYEILNGVQETNSPKMVFVNHQMKVFKYGNGDVGKDDFFVVDLENVSNGVINERISPSNVISPHSRTIKLQRNLSRKMAHREIERKFDDKDGLSPSSSPRAAQAINKQEKSLPNTTNSINNNNLPQHQITIKTSDKKSILPEGRWGRRWSFKRSPPSWFYDPKKILLFFATMSSMGTMLLIYFTLSINKRGMKGVVLDWQ; encoded by the exons ATG GACACTAGGTATGAAATTTTAAATGGAGTACAAGAGACAAACAGTCCAAAAATGGTGTTCGTAAATCATCAAATGAAGGTATTCAAGTATGGAAATGGTGATGTTGGTAAAGACGATTTTTTCGTTGTCGATTTAGAGAATGTTTCTAATGGCGTAATCAACGAGCGCATTAGTCCTTCTAATGTGATTAGCCCTCATTCAAGAACTATT AAGCTACAAAGAAACTTGTCTAGAAAGATGGCTCATCGGGAAATTGAGAGGAAATTCGATGATAAAGACGGCCTTTCTCCTTCCTCGTCACCTAGAG CTGCTCAAGCTATCAACAAGCAAGAAAAGTCACTTCCCAATACAACTAATTCTATAAACAACAATAACCTTCCACAACATCAAATAACCATTAAAACAAGTGACAAGAAATCCATACTACCCGAAGGAAGATGGGGAAGAAGATGGAGCTTTAAGCGATCGCCACCGTCTTGGTTTTATGATCCGAAAAAAATTCTACTCTTCTTCGCGACCAT GTCTAGCATGGGAACTATGTTGCTTATTTACTTCACATTGTCGATAAATAAACGAGGGATGAAAGGAGTTGTGCTAGATTGGCAATAA
- the LOC141593015 gene encoding uncharacterized protein LOC141593015 isoform X3, which yields MVYDECMIVKLHVECRSPNTTVGNDNIMAVDLWFGQKLQRNLSRKMAHREIERKFDDKDGLSPSSSPRAAQAINKQEKSLPNTTNSINNNNLPQHQITIKTSDKKSILPEGRWGRRWSFKRSPPSWFYDPKKILLFFATMSSMGTMLLIYFTLSINKRGMKGVVLDWQ from the exons ATGGTGTATGATGAATGTATGATTGTGAAATTGCATGTGGAATGTCGTTCTCCGAACACGACGGTAGGGAATGATAATATTATGGCCGTGGACCTGTGGTTTGGACAG AAGCTACAAAGAAACTTGTCTAGAAAGATGGCTCATCGGGAAATTGAGAGGAAATTCGATGATAAAGACGGCCTTTCTCCTTCCTCGTCACCTAGAG CTGCTCAAGCTATCAACAAGCAAGAAAAGTCACTTCCCAATACAACTAATTCTATAAACAACAATAACCTTCCACAACATCAAATAACCATTAAAACAAGTGACAAGAAATCCATACTACCCGAAGGAAGATGGGGAAGAAGATGGAGCTTTAAGCGATCGCCACCGTCTTGGTTTTATGATCCGAAAAAAATTCTACTCTTCTTCGCGACCAT GTCTAGCATGGGAACTATGTTGCTTATTTACTTCACATTGTCGATAAATAAACGAGGGATGAAAGGAGTTGTGCTAGATTGGCAATAA
- the LOC141590726 gene encoding protein NDR1-like, with translation MNKNTTVVFLLVITNPNKGKDIIHGDIMVTLYKDGSVLGAETIPGFYQGQKSNYSSRVLVNVDQLKLRQEDINRNSTLEFGLETWVRYRILGWTSKRHLLKLETSVPISSVNGTLPMGEVLQFHSVKKKL, from the coding sequence ATGAACAAAAACACCACCGTCGTGTTCTTGCTTGTGATCACGAACCCAAACAAAGGTAAAGATATTATCCATGGTGATATCATGGTTACCTTGTACAAGGATGGTTCTGTCCTTGGTGCGGAGACGATCCCGGGGTTTTATCAAGGTCAAAAGAGTAATTATTCAAGTCGAGTGCTTGTAAATGTTGACCAACTGAAACTGAGACAAGAAGATATAAATAGAAACAGCACACTGGAGTTTGGATTGGAAACTTGGGTGAGGTACAGAATACTTGGATGGACATCAAAGCGACACTTACTCAAGCTCGAAACTTCTGTGCCCATCAGTAGCGTGAATGGGACATTACCGATGGGTGAAGTCCTTCAATTTCACTCTGTCAAGAAGAAGCTCTAG
- the LOC141593011 gene encoding putative UDP-3-O-acylglucosamine N-acyltransferase 2, mitochondrial, translating to MAKLLVRNMNLISKTPAFHGFAKAMDLHCSANSIVNRTSIYNKFSMFHTSTSSLHSFASLATKSEDGTVDHKDFLKWGNGGGLCHKSACIDPSVVVEIGAVVHPRAILGENVHVGSGAVIGANVTVGRSSRLGYNVSLSNCFIGDSCIVHNGACIGQDGFGFFVDEQGNMTKKRQSLYARIGNHVEIGSNTCIDRGSWRDTTIGDYTKIDNLVQIAHNVVVGKYCMLCGQVGIAGSAMIGDYVTLGGRAAIRDHVSIVSKVRLAANSCVTKDIQEPGDYGGFPAVPVQLWRRQVASQRLNYKKDSNNG from the exons ATGGCGAAATTGCTTGTAAGAAACATGAACTTGATCTCGAAAACTCCAGCATTCCATGGCTTCGCAAAAGCTATGGACTTGCATTGTTCAGCTAACTCCATTGTTAATAGAACTTCAATATATAATAAGTTCAGTATGTTTCACACCTCAACTAGTTCACTTCACTCTTTCGCATCACTTGCTACTAAATCTG AAGATGGAACGGTGGATCATAAGGATTTTCTCAAGTGGGGTAATGGAGGCGGCCTTTGTCACAAGTCTGCATGCATTGATCCGTCCGTAGTTGTCGAAATCGGGGCTGTTGTCCACCCAAGAGCTATATTAGGCGAAAATGTTCACGTTGGCTCAGGAGCTGTTATTGGAGCTAATGTAACAGTTGGTCGTTCTTCTAGACTCGG GTACAATGTTTCGCTCAGTAACTGCTTCATAGGTGATTCCTGTATTGTTCACAATGGAGCATGCATTGGCCAAGATG GATTTGGGTTTTTTGTAGATGAACAAGGAAACATGACGAAGAAGCGTCAG TCACTCTATGCAAGAATAGGAAATCATGTAGAAATTGGTTCAAACACTTGCATTGATAGGGGAAG TTGGAGAGACACAACAATAGGCGATTATACTAAGATTGATAATCTAGTTCAG ATTGCTCACAATGTAGTTGTTGGCAAGTACTGTATGTTGTGTGGACAAGTTGGAATCGCAGGTTCAGCAAT GATTGGTGATTACGTTACATTGGGTGGTAGAGCAGCAATTCGTGATCACGTCTCCATCGTTTCAAAG GTTCGTCTTGCAGCAAATAGTTGTGTCACAAAGGATATTCAGGAGCCTGGAGATTATGGTGGCTTTCCAGCG GTTCCAGTCCAATTATGGCGAAGGCAAGTCGCGTCTCAGCGTCTGAATTATAAGAAGGATTCAAACAATGGGTGA
- the LOC141593013 gene encoding uncharacterized protein LOC141593013 yields MASTVAGGGGVGAVSSSPSPPPKPGKFETYQNPTFSAALTATSRRPTPPSFLLLFSFFAASVTALFFFSSWQNVIAAMIKVGNASEQIAYLLLQVARMVAGLVFVGAVTAIVKAIASRRMKKNVKTKVDTSLSSRQLRWLGVESKSQKLESSTPSKPPVSKSSDPLFPLHQLATSPSCPSLVRSDNSISNSARSKSFGVPPKSLNSPISYRMSPTSSHKSSIKTSPGNGIDHFLSTPWSKSNNRGSPIKELITEDELEHFLADVDKKITESAEKLATPPPLRNGFGISSPSTISGAANTSGTTRTTPLRPVRMSPSSQKYTTPPKKGEGEIPSPMSMEESIEAFKHIGIYPQIEEWRDHLRQWFSSVLLSPLLGKIENSHTKVMQAAARLGVSITVTPVGSDSSTVGAPTVSPVDCTKEWQPTFTPDEDALLNQLRASLMQSLDASMNRSSFNQQQTPQQNAYHPIMQECVDAITEHQRLLALMKGELVKGLLPQSSIPAEYTTRRIKELAEGTCLKNYEYMRKEEASSKLKKKWTLELPTDSHLLLYLFCAFLEYPKWMLHVDPAAYSGAHSSKNPLFLGVLPPKERFPEKYIAVISAVPSVIHPGATVLVIERRSPPSFVMYWEKKPHFCLQGRTALWDSILVLCHRIKMGYGGFIRGIHLGSSALNLMPVLESEEEE; encoded by the exons ATGGCATCCACCGTTGCaggcggaggaggagtaggagcTGTTTCTTCTTCACCTTCGCCACCGCCGAAACCCGGAAAATTCGAAACGTACCAAAACCCAACCTTCTCCGCCGCCCTAACTGCCACCAGCCGCCGCCCTACACCTCCCTCTTTCCTCCTTCTCTTCTCTTTCTTCGCCGCCTCCGTCACCGccctcttcttcttttcttcctg GCAGAATGTCATTGCTGCCATGATTAAAGTCGGGAATGCTTCGGAACAGATAGCTT ATCTATTACTTCAGGTTGCGAGAATGGTGGCGGGTTTGGTTTTCGTTGGAGCAGTTACTGCCATTGTCAAAGCTATTGCTTctagaagaatgaaaaaaaatgttaaaaccAAGGTCGACACCTCCCTTTCAAGTCGTCAATTGCGCTGGTTAGGAGTGGAGTCAAAGTCGCAAAAATTGGAATCATCAACACCCAGCAAACCACCAGTGTCAAAATCTTCTGATCCTCTATTTCCTCTTCATCAGTTGGCCACAAGTCCAAGTTGTCCATCACTAGTTCGTTCTGACAACTCCATCTCTAACTCTGCTAGAAGTAAATCTTTCGGAGTCCCGCCAAAATCACTAAATTCTCCTATTTCTTATCGCATGTCTCCAACTTCTTCCCATAAATCTTCTATTAAAACATCACCTGGTAATGGTATAGATCACTTTCTCTCAACACCTTGGTCAAAGTCAAACAATAGAGGGTCTCCTATTAAAGAGTTGATAACAGAAGATGAACTTGAGCACTTTCTGGCAGACGTTGACAAGAAGATCACGGAATCAGCAGAGAAATTGGCAACTCCACCCCCTCTTCGAAATGGATTCGGAATTAGTAGTCCTAGTACGATATCTGGTGCAGCTAATACGTCAGGAACGACAAGGACAACACCCTTGAGACCTGTGAGGATGTCGCCTAGCTCACAGAAATATACTACACCTCCTAAGAAAGGAGAAGGCGAAATTCCTTCACCAATGTCAATGGAAGAGTCTATTGAAGCATTTAAGCATATAGGCATTTACCCACAAATTGAAGAGTGGCGAGATCATCTTCGGCAATGGTTTTCTTCTGTTCTACTGAGTCCTCTACTTGGTAAAATTGAAAATAGTCATACTAAG GTGATGCAAGCTGCAGCTAGATTAGGCGTATCAATTACTGTGACTCCAGTAGGTAGCGATTCATCCACCGTTGGAGCTCCTACTGTGTCTCCAGTTGACTGTACTAAAGAATGGCAACCAACATTCACTCCAGATGAAGATGCACTACTTAATCAGCTCCGAGCTTCCCTTATGCAATCGTTAGATGCATCCATGA ATAGGAGTTCTTTCAATCAGCAGCAAACTCCACAGCAAAATGCGTATCATCCTATCATGCAGGAGTGTGTAGATGCTATCACGGAACACCAGCGGCTGCTCGCTTTGATGAAAGGAGAGTTAGTCAAGGGTTTGCTACCGCAAAGTAGTATTCCAGCTGAATATACAACTCGGAGAATTAAGG AATTGGCCGAAGGAACTTGCTTAAAGAATTACGAATACATGCGGAAAGAAGAGGCTTCTAGTAAGTTGAAGAAGAAGTGGACTCTTGAGCTTCCCACCGACTCACATTTGCTCTTATATCTATTCTGTGCTTTCCTGGAGTATCCGAAATGGATGCTACATGTTGATCCTGCGGCATATTCCGGAGCTCATTCTAGCAAGAACCCTCTTTTTTTGGGAGTTCTACCTCCTAAAGAAAGGTTCCCTGAAAAGTATATTGCTGTAATTTCAGCTGTACCCTCAGTAATTCATCCAGGAGCAACTGTTCTTGTTATTGAAAGACGATCACCTCCATCATTTGTGATGTATTGGGAGAAGAAACCACATTTTTGTCTTCAG